One Setaria viridis chromosome 3, Setaria_viridis_v4.0, whole genome shotgun sequence DNA window includes the following coding sequences:
- the LOC140222373 gene encoding UDP-D-xylose:L-fucose alpha-1,3-D-xylosyltransferase MGP4-like has protein sequence MSLHQRPHQKPQAAGDSLPVSSPSAAAAPSRPLPLLTLPYLFSLLALLFFAALLLPWGPARPSSAPASPWRAYTLQEAAAFAAAAGNGTVLLAAVSGPYLPFLSNWLISVRRAGRADQVLVIAEDYETLDRINAAWPGHAVLVPPAPDAQAAHKFGSQGFFNFTSRRPRHLLQILELGYSVMYNDVDMVWLADPFPYIVRDHDVYFMDDMTPVKPLDHSHELPPPGKKGRTYICSCMIFLRPTEGAKLLLRKWIEELKEQPWSKQKKANDQPGFNWALNKTAGQVDVYLLPQSAFPTGGLYFKNKTWVKETKGKHVIIHNNYITGFEKKIKRFRDHGLWLVDEHSDESPLGRI, from the exons ATGTCGCTCCACCAGCGGCCGCACCAGAAGCCGCAGGCCGCCGGCGACTCCCTCCCCGtttcctccccctccgccgcggccgccccatCCCGCCCGCTCCCCCTCCTCACGCTCCCCtacctcttctccctcctcgcgctcctcttcttcgccgccctcctcctcccctggggccccgcccgcccctcctCGGCCCCCGCCTCCCCGTGGCGCGCCTACACGCTCCAGGAGGCTgcggccttcgccgccgccgcgggcaacGGCACCGTACTCCTCGCCGCGGTCTCCGGGCCCtacctccccttcctctccaactggctcatcagcgtccgccgcgccggccgcgccgaccAGGTGCTCGTCATTGCCGAGGACTACGAGACCCTCGACCGCATCAACGCCGCCTGGCCGGGGCACGCCGTCCTCGTGCCCCCCGCGCCCGACGCCCAGGCAGCGCACAAGTTCGGATCCCAG GGGTTCTTCAACTTCAcctcgcgccggccgcggcaccTGCTGCAGATCCTTGAGCTGGGGTATAGCGTCATGTACAACGATGTCGACATGGTGTGGCTCGCCGACCCGTTCCCCTACATCGTTAGGGATCACGACGTGTACTTCATGGACGACATGACTCCT GTGAAACCACTCGACCATTCGCATGAGCTGCCACCGCCGGGCAAGAAAGGGAGGACTTATATTTGCAGCTGCATGATCTTCCTCCGGCCGACTGAAGGTGCCAAGCTGTTGCTGAGGAAGTGGATTGAGGAGCTCAAGGAGCAGCCTTGGTCAAAGCAGAAGAAGGCAAATGATCAGCCAGGTTTCAACTGGGCTTTGAACAAGACTGCTGGGCAG GTTGATGTGTACCTGCTGCCTCAGTCTGCATTTCCAACTGGAGGCCTATATTTCAAGAATAAAACATGGGTCAAGGAGACGAAGGGCAAGCATGTCATTATACATAATAACTACATCACAGGGTTTGAGAAGAAGATAAAACGGTTCCGTGATCATGGGCTGTGGCTGGTAGATGAGCACAGCGATGAGTCTCCACTTGGCAGAATATGA
- the LOC117847100 gene encoding histone-lysine N-methyltransferase, H3 lysine-9 specific SUVH4: MVIAGAAAPPSRPRSARYAEKGYPNYADPNGRRAPRWRNGGGGGQAKKPEARRGRKRGRGEAAEAAAAAAVKFQPPILQVEEAAAQEHGRKRRMTGAAASATAAGKAFPMIDDGEEEVAVTDGGADERGVGKSWRLRVKETLRVFSSNYLHFVQEEQRRAEAVMQDLKASRLLKRQNHNSQVNGSYQEAKRASKRPDLKTLTKMQESGAVLYTEKRIGHLPGIDVGDQFYSRAEMVALGIHSHWLNGIDYMGMKYRDKKGCEDFTFPLATCIVLSGVYEDDVDNANEIIYTGEDGNNWLGNRQQKTAQTLLRGNLALKNSMDNGNPVRVIRGHVEKSSYTGKVYTYDGLYKVVDFLPEKGVRGELVFKYRLKRLEGQPPLTTSQVLFTRGDVPMPISELPGLVCRDMSNGQESFPIPATNLVDNPPVPPSGFVYSKSLQIPEHIKIPIDRIGCNCSGDCSTSEHCLCAKRNGSELPYVSTKRKNANRNDSKHSSVGRLVEPKAVVYECGTNCTCHCNCVNRTSQQGLKLRLEVFKTESKGWGVRTWDTILPGALICEYTGVLRRTTEVEGLLENNYIFDIDCLQTIKGLDGREQRAGSELHIASLHSEHDSVASQAPEYCIDAGSVGNIARFINHSCQPNLFIQCVLSSHSDIKLAKIMLFAADTIPPLQELSYDYGYHLDSVTGADGEIVKLACHCGAPDCRKRLY, from the exons atggtgATTGCGggcgccgcagcgccgccgtcccgcccgcgGAGCGCGCGGTACGCCGAGAAGGGGTACCCCAACTACGCGGACCCCAACGGGCGCCGCGCGCCTCGCTggaggaacggcggcggcggcggccaggcgaAGAAGCCTGAGGCCCGGCGCGGAAGGAAGAGGGGGCGCGGGGAGGctgccgaggcggcggcggcggcggcggtcaagTTTCAGCCGCCGATCCTGCAggtcgaggaggcggcggcgcaggagcatGGGAGGAAGCGGCGCATGACAggcgccgcggcgagcgcgacggcggcgggcaaggCGTTTCCGATGATcgacgacggggaggaggaggtggcggtcaCGGACGGCGGGGCCGACGAGCGCGGCGTCGGCAAGAGCTGGAGGCTGCGCGTGAAGGAGACGCTGCGGGTGTTCAGCAGCAACTACCTCCATTTTGTTCAG GAGGAGCAACGGAGAGCAGAGGCCGTAATGCAAGATCTCAAGGCATCCAGGCTCCTCAAACGTCAG AATCATAACAGCCAAGTCAATGGTAGCTACCAGGAAGCAAAACGAGCATCCAAACGACCTGATCTGAAAACATTAACAAAG ATGCAAGAAAGTGGTGCTGTACTTTATACAGAGAAAAGGATAGGTCATTTACCTG GGATTGATGTTGGGGATCAGTTCTACTCACGTGCCGAGATGGTTGCTCTAGGCATTCACAGCCATTGGTTGAATGGTATAGATTACATGGGTATGAAATACCGAGACAAG AAAGGGTGTGAGGACTTTACTTTCCCACTAGCAACTTGCATTGTATTATCGGGAGTatatgaagatgatgttgataaTGCAAATGAAATAATTTACACTGGTGAGGATGGGAACAACTGGCTTGGCAACCGTCAACAGAAAACTGCACAAACATTGCTTCGTGGAAACTTGGCGCTGAAG AACAGCATGGATAATGGTAATCCTGTACGAGTTATCCGTGGGCATGTTGAAAAGAGCAGCTATACTGGAAAAGTTTACACCTATGATGGGCTGTATAAG GTTGTGGACTTTTTGCCAGAAAAAGGAGTGCGAGGGGAATTGGTTTTCAAATATAGATTGAAACGGCTTGAAGGCCAACCACCTTTGACGACTTCTCAG GTACTATTTACCCGTGGAGATGTTCCCATGCCAATATCTGAATTGCCTGG GCTGGTTTGTAGGGACATGTCTAACGGTCAGGAGagcttcccaattcctgctacAAATTTAGTTGATAATCCTCCTGTTCCTCCATCTG GATTTGTGTACTCCAAGTCACTGCAGATTCCAGAACATATCAAGATACCGATTGATAGAATTGGTTGTAATTGCAGTGGAGATTGTTCTACCTCTGAACATTGCTTGTGTGCTAAGCGTAATGGTTCTGAACTACCCTATGTgtcaacaaaaaggaaaaatgctaATCGGAATGATTCTAAACATAGCAGTGTTGGAAG GTTAGTGGAGCCAAAAGCTGTTGTGTATGAGTGTGGTACTAATTGTACCTGCCACTGCAACTGTGTTAACAGAACCTCCCAGCAAGGATTGAAGCTCCGCCTGGAG GTATTCAAGACAGAATCAAAAGGTTGGGGTGTTAGGACGTGGGACACTATACTTCCTGGGGCCCTAATTTGCGAGTACACTGGGGTACTAAGGAGGACTACAGAAGTTGAAGGATTGCTGGAAAACAACTACATATTTGATATAGATTGTCTTCAAACAATTAAAGGCCTGGATGGAAGAGAG cAAAGGGCCGGCTCAGAACTTCACATAGCATCACTTCATTCTGAGCATGACTCGGTGGCATCTCAAGCCCCTGAATATTGCATTGATGCTGGTTCTGTTGGCAACATTGCAAGGTTCATAAATCACAGTTGCCAACCTAACCTTTTCATCCAGTGCGTGTTAAGCTCCCATAGCGATATCAAGCTAGCAAAAATTATGCTTTTTGCAGCTGATACCATACCCCCTCTTCAG GAGCTCTCATACGACTACGGGTATCACCTGGACAGTGTCACTGGGGCAGATGGCGAAATCGTGAAGTTGGCTTGCCACTGTGGTGCTCCTGATTGCCGTAAACGACTTTACTAG
- the LOC117850403 gene encoding uncharacterized protein: protein MPPTGRKRKARPSQPARRPRSLSRLDFRSPSDGAWYGARVTVQHGALRVMYEEFPEEQDEWYDPATLAAASSARYGVAALRARFRAPAPPLDDAGCRDLRAGAPLCVSCPLDGGLLKFYDAVLESVRPLRSLHMHTRRRWFALFGVEAADAVQVSPAAHGVVNGEDRCACRFAVRWTEGPRAGSREEVGVERVCCVQSTPVEDPVLSEFFDGVTKLLGGNGDGGATASQEIGAVAAAEDSVPADAPPGFHWKFGARA from the coding sequence ATGCCGCCGACGGGGCGGAAGCGGAAGGCTCGCCCGTCCCAGCCGGCGCGGCGCCCGCGTTCCCTCTCCCGCTTGGACTTCCGCTCGCCGTCGGACGGCGCGTGGTACGGCGCGCGCGTGACGGTGCAGCACGGCGCGCTCCGCGTCATGTACGAGGAGTTCCCCGAGGAGCAGGACGAGTGGTACGACCCCGCGACGCTCGCGGCGGCATCCTCCGCGCGCTACGGCGTGGCCGCGCTCCGCGCCAGGttccgcgcgccggcgccgcccctcgaCGACGCCGGGTGCCGCGAcctccgcgccggcgcgccgctctGCGTCTCCTGCccgctcgacggcggcctgCTCAAGTTCTACGACGCCGTCCTCGAGTCCGTACGTCCCCTTCGATCCCTACACATGCACACACGGCGGCGCTGGTTTGcattgtttggtgttgaggctGCGGACGCTGTGCAGGTATCGCCGGCGGCCCACGGCGTCGTGAACGGCGAGGACCGGTGCGCGTGCCGTTTCGCGGTGCGGTGGACGGAGGGGCCGCGCGCCGGGAGCAGGGAGgaggtcggcgtcgagcgggtctgcTGCGTGCAGTCCACGCCGGTGGAGGACCCGGTGCTCAGCGAGTTCTTCGACGGCGTGACCAAGCTGCTCGGCGGCAATGGCGACGGGGGCGCGACGGCGTCTCAGGAGATCGGCGCCGTCGCGGCAGCGGAAGACAGCGTCCCTGCGGATGCCCCGCCGGGGTTTCACTGGAAATTTGGGGCAAGGGCTTAG